One Prevotella intermedia ATCC 25611 = DSM 20706 DNA window includes the following coding sequences:
- the nadA gene encoding quinolinate synthase NadA: MIDKKWSEQGFIDEPIPANIDVKTEIKRMCKEKNAVIMAHYYTDAEVQDLADFVGDSLALAQKAATTDADIIVMCGVHFMGETNKILCPDKTILVPDLNASCSLAESCPTDTFEKFVKAHPDHTVISYVNTTAATKSLTDVVVTSSNACQVVESFPKDTKIIFGPDKNLGGYINRITGRNMLLWDGGCHVHERFSVEGIKQLKQQHPDAKVLAHPECTGEVAALADKVGSTAALLKFSINDDAQKFIVVTEVGILHEMQKSAPQKTFIPAPSNEEPRACNECNYMKLITMRKLYNCIKHEWPTIEVDPEIAEKAVRPINKMLEISRKLGL, encoded by the coding sequence ATGATTGATAAGAAATGGAGCGAACAGGGCTTTATTGACGAACCAATACCTGCCAATATAGATGTAAAGACTGAAATAAAACGTATGTGTAAAGAGAAGAATGCCGTGATAATGGCACATTATTACACAGACGCAGAAGTGCAGGACTTGGCTGATTTCGTAGGCGACAGCCTTGCCCTTGCGCAGAAAGCAGCCACTACCGATGCCGATATTATCGTAATGTGTGGCGTGCATTTCATGGGCGAAACCAACAAGATACTTTGTCCCGATAAAACTATTCTGGTGCCAGACCTTAACGCTTCTTGTTCGTTGGCAGAGAGTTGCCCAACCGATACATTCGAGAAGTTTGTGAAAGCTCACCCCGACCACACCGTAATAAGCTATGTAAACACTACGGCAGCAACAAAATCGCTCACTGATGTTGTCGTTACCAGTAGCAATGCGTGCCAAGTTGTGGAGTCGTTCCCTAAAGATACAAAGATTATTTTCGGTCCCGACAAGAACCTCGGAGGCTACATCAATCGTATCACAGGTCGCAATATGCTGCTTTGGGACGGTGGTTGCCATGTGCACGAACGCTTTTCAGTGGAAGGCATTAAGCAGCTGAAGCAACAACACCCCGATGCAAAGGTATTGGCACACCCTGAATGTACGGGCGAAGTAGCTGCACTTGCCGACAAGGTAGGCAGCACGGCTGCTTTGCTGAAGTTCAGTATCAACGACGACGCACAAAAGTTCATTGTCGTTACAGAAGTGGGCATACTTCACGAAATGCAGAAGTCTGCACCGCAAAAGACCTTTATTCCTGCGCCATCGAACGAAGAACCGCGTGCCTGCAACGAATGCAACTACATGAAGCTCATTACAATGAGGAAACTGTACAACTGTATTAAGCACGAATGGCCTACGATAGAGGTAGACCCTGAAATTGCAGAAAAGGCTGTGCGTCCTATCAATAAGATGTTGGAAATATCAAGGAAACTTGGTTTGTAG
- the nadC gene encoding carboxylating nicotinate-nucleotide diphosphorylase — protein sequence MLQVEELNDRLIDLAFSEDIGDGDHTTLCCIPADAMGESKLLIKEEGIFAGVDIAKRVFHRFDPELVVEVYIEDGAHVKPGDIVMSVKGREQSLLQTERLMLNILQRMSGIATMTHKYQQTLIDAGTKTRVLDTRKTTPGMRMLEKEAVHIGGGTNHRIGLFDMILLKDNHIDFCGGVHNAISRAKAYCKEKGKDLKIECEVRNFKELDEALAEGCDRIMFDNFTPEDTRKAVDTVAGRCETESSGGITYDTMIPYAKAGVDFISFGALTHSVKGLDMSFKAAGSDKLVVK from the coding sequence ATGTTACAAGTAGAAGAATTAAACGATAGATTAATCGACCTTGCCTTTAGCGAAGATATTGGCGATGGCGACCATACAACCCTTTGTTGCATACCTGCCGACGCTATGGGCGAAAGCAAATTGCTGATAAAAGAAGAAGGAATATTTGCAGGAGTAGACATTGCAAAGCGTGTTTTCCATCGCTTCGACCCCGAACTCGTGGTGGAAGTGTATATCGAAGACGGCGCACACGTAAAGCCCGGCGATATTGTTATGAGCGTAAAGGGGCGCGAACAAAGTCTTTTGCAGACAGAACGCTTGATGCTCAACATACTCCAGCGTATGAGCGGCATAGCCACAATGACCCACAAATACCAGCAAACCCTGATTGATGCAGGCACAAAGACACGTGTTTTAGACACCCGCAAGACTACTCCAGGTATGCGTATGCTTGAGAAAGAGGCTGTCCATATCGGCGGAGGTACAAACCACCGTATCGGTCTTTTCGATATGATACTCTTGAAAGACAACCACATCGACTTCTGTGGTGGGGTTCACAATGCTATTTCGCGTGCAAAAGCCTACTGCAAGGAGAAAGGCAAGGATTTGAAAATAGAGTGCGAAGTGCGCAATTTCAAAGAACTCGACGAGGCATTGGCGGAAGGCTGCGACCGTATTATGTTCGATAACTTCACACCCGAAGACACTCGAAAGGCGGTAGACACTGTTGCAGGACGTTGCGAAACGGAATCGAGTGGCGGAATAACCTACGACACGATGATACCATACGCAAAAGCAGGTGTCGATTTCATATCTTTTGGCGCACTGACACATAGCGTAAAGGGATTGGATATGAGTTTTAAAGCTGCAGGAAGCGATAAGCTTGTAGTGAAATAA
- the fldA gene encoding flavodoxin FldA, producing MKSTIVVFGSSTGTCENIANTIAEKLGVEAINVADFSADTVANHDNLILGTSTWGAGELQDDWYDGVNVLKGADLSGKTVALFGCGDSESYSDTFCSAMKEIYDAAEGANIIGSVPTEGYTFDDSDAVVDGEFIGLALDDVNEDDLTEGRIDAWLSSIKGSL from the coding sequence ATGAAGAGTACAATAGTAGTTTTCGGTTCATCAACCGGTACATGTGAGAACATTGCAAACACCATTGCAGAGAAATTGGGTGTAGAAGCTATCAACGTTGCAGATTTTTCTGCTGACACCGTTGCTAATCACGACAACCTAATCCTTGGTACCTCTACTTGGGGAGCAGGCGAATTGCAAGACGATTGGTACGATGGCGTGAACGTTCTAAAAGGCGCAGACCTTTCAGGCAAGACGGTAGCACTTTTCGGTTGTGGCGACAGCGAATCATACTCAGATACTTTCTGCAGCGCAATGAAGGAAATCTACGATGCTGCCGAAGGCGCAAACATCATCGGAAGTGTACCTACCGAAGGCTATACATTCGACGATAGCGATGCTGTTGTAGACGGCGAGTTCATTGGTCTTGCACTTGACGATGTAAACGAAGACGACTTGACCGAAGGCAGAATCGACGCTTGGTTAAGCAGTATCAAAGGTTCTTTATAA
- a CDS encoding DUF2023 family protein codes for MATDMKVLLNHIYEFKKGVRQMVLYTFNKKYEDFVTARLHSQQIPFIIQPVGNSSLNLFFGRKECLDAIRLFVTKPLNQLTPEEDFILGAMLGYDIRVQCERYCERKCRTCNRVQ; via the coding sequence ATGGCAACCGACATGAAGGTCTTATTGAATCATATTTATGAGTTCAAGAAAGGAGTACGGCAGATGGTACTTTATACTTTCAACAAGAAGTATGAAGACTTTGTTACCGCACGTCTTCACAGTCAGCAGATACCTTTCATCATTCAGCCAGTCGGAAACAGTAGCTTAAACCTGTTTTTCGGACGCAAGGAATGTTTAGATGCTATACGGTTATTCGTAACCAAGCCACTAAACCAGCTTACTCCAGAGGAAGATTTCATACTGGGGGCAATGCTTGGATATGACATTCGAGTGCAGTGCGAACGCTATTGTGAAAGAAAATGTCGCACTTGCAACCGAGTACAATAA
- a CDS encoding M48 family metallopeptidase: MKKIKYLVMTVVIATLAACGTTSTVPLTGRTRQISISDSELLSLSKTQYAKFMSSAKKSTNTKNTQMVTRVGRKLANAVESYLRNNGYANEVRNFQWEFNLVQDKQANAFCMPGGKIVVFEDLLPYTQNEAGLAIVLGHEIAHAVAKHSAEQITKKQNQSVGTAILGTVLNSAVGSGTGDIVSSVASTGLSLLNLKYSRKNEKEADYMGLIFAAMAGYDPQNAIPFWQRMSASSKGSSMEFLSRHPSDAARIKNIQGWMPEAMKYYQESKRR; this comes from the coding sequence ATGAAAAAGATTAAGTATTTAGTGATGACCGTTGTTATCGCCACACTTGCTGCATGCGGAACTACTTCCACTGTGCCACTTACGGGACGCACACGCCAAATCAGCATAAGCGATTCAGAACTCCTTAGCTTAAGCAAAACGCAGTATGCAAAGTTTATGTCGAGCGCAAAGAAGTCGACAAACACAAAGAATACCCAAATGGTAACACGTGTTGGACGCAAACTTGCCAATGCCGTAGAATCCTATTTGCGCAATAACGGCTATGCAAACGAAGTAAGAAACTTCCAATGGGAATTTAATCTTGTACAAGACAAACAAGCCAACGCTTTCTGTATGCCAGGCGGTAAAATCGTTGTTTTCGAAGATTTGCTGCCCTATACACAAAACGAAGCTGGACTTGCCATCGTGTTAGGACACGAAATAGCGCACGCAGTGGCAAAGCACAGTGCCGAACAAATAACAAAGAAACAAAATCAAAGCGTAGGCACAGCTATCTTGGGAACGGTACTAAACTCTGCTGTTGGCAGCGGTACTGGCGATATTGTAAGCTCGGTAGCCTCAACAGGCTTATCGCTTCTGAACCTGAAGTATAGCAGAAAGAACGAGAAGGAAGCCGACTATATGGGACTTATCTTTGCTGCTATGGCAGGTTACGACCCTCAAAACGCCATTCCGTTCTGGCAACGTATGTCAGCTTCGTCGAAAGGTTCATCAATGGAGTTCCTAAGTAGGCACCCTTCTGATGCCGCTCGCATTAAAAACATTCAAGGTTGGATGCCCGAAGCAATGAAATATTATCAGGAAAGCAAAAGGAGATAA
- a CDS encoding NfeD family protein, with the protein MIQYFLENLWLAWLLVSLLCLVLELTNGDFFIMCFAIGGVAAAIVSAFSDSFTLQVIVFAVVSALSIFFVRPFALKYLHKNKDNRVSNADAIIGRTGKVTEPIAANGHGRVKVDGDSWKAVATDNLAIEEGTTVRIVALNSIIVTVERAE; encoded by the coding sequence ATGATACAATACTTCTTAGAAAATCTTTGGTTGGCATGGCTTTTAGTAAGCCTGTTGTGCCTCGTGTTGGAATTAACCAATGGCGATTTCTTCATTATGTGTTTTGCCATAGGGGGTGTTGCAGCTGCCATTGTGTCGGCTTTCAGCGATAGTTTTACGTTGCAGGTTATTGTCTTTGCGGTAGTTAGTGCATTAAGTATCTTCTTTGTCCGCCCATTTGCGCTGAAGTATCTGCATAAAAACAAAGATAACAGAGTCAGTAATGCCGATGCCATTATAGGCAGAACGGGCAAGGTTACAGAACCAATAGCAGCAAACGGACACGGAAGAGTAAAGGTGGACGGCGATTCATGGAAAGCTGTTGCAACCGATAATCTTGCTATTGAAGAAGGAACAACGGTGCGTATCGTGGCTTTAAACTCGATTATCGTAACCGTGGAGAGAGCAGAATAG
- a CDS encoding SPFH domain-containing protein: MDIGAYVLIAIVVLAVVFAKKAIVIIPQSETRIIERLGRYFATLQPGINIIIPFIDRAKEMVAVRRGRYVYTNVIDLREQVYDFDRQNVITKDNIQMQINALLYFQIMDPFKAVYEINNLPNAIEKLTQTTLRNIIGEMELDQTLTSRDTINTKLRSVLDDATNKWGIKVNRVELQDITPPESVLQAMEKQMQAERNKRATILTSEGEKQAAILQSEGEKTSRINRAEADRQQAILIAEGQAEARIRVAEAEAVAIQKITDAVGQSTNPANYLIAQKYIQMMEELAKNENQKTVYLPYEATGVMGSIGGIKEMFKG, translated from the coding sequence ATGGACATTGGAGCTTATGTATTAATTGCCATCGTTGTATTGGCAGTCGTCTTTGCTAAAAAGGCAATCGTTATAATCCCACAGAGTGAAACACGCATCATTGAACGCTTAGGACGATACTTCGCAACTTTGCAACCGGGTATCAATATCATCATTCCGTTTATCGATAGAGCGAAAGAGATGGTGGCAGTGCGCCGCGGACGCTATGTCTACACGAACGTTATAGACCTACGCGAGCAGGTTTACGATTTCGACCGTCAGAATGTTATCACGAAAGACAATATTCAGATGCAAATCAATGCGTTGCTTTATTTCCAGATTATGGACCCTTTCAAGGCTGTGTACGAAATAAACAACCTACCAAATGCTATCGAAAAACTGACGCAAACCACGCTTCGTAACATCATTGGTGAGATGGAACTCGACCAAACACTCACTTCCCGCGACACCATTAACACCAAGCTGCGTTCAGTTCTCGACGATGCAACCAACAAATGGGGTATCAAGGTGAACCGTGTAGAGCTTCAAGACATCACACCACCAGAGAGTGTGCTGCAAGCAATGGAGAAACAGATGCAGGCAGAACGTAATAAACGTGCGACAATTCTCACCAGTGAGGGTGAAAAACAAGCAGCCATACTCCAGTCGGAAGGTGAAAAGACATCGCGAATCAACCGTGCCGAGGCTGACAGACAACAGGCTATACTCATTGCAGAGGGTCAGGCAGAAGCGCGAATACGTGTTGCTGAAGCCGAAGCTGTGGCAATTCAGAAAATCACGGACGCTGTCGGGCAAAGCACAAATCCTGCAAATTACCTCATTGCACAGAAGTATATCCAGATGATGGAAGAACTTGCGAAGAACGAAAACCAAAAGACGGTTTACCTTCCATACGAAGCAACGGGCGTTATGGGCTCGATTGGCGGTATAAAAGAAATGTTTAAAGGATAA
- a CDS encoding UDP-N-acetyl glucosamine 2-epimerase — MTRTDSELKICIFCGARPNFMKVAPIIRIIKKRQNEGWDGRNIAYSLVYAGSKADPTLEDSLFDDLQIPRPDVYLGVECENLNELTGQVMSKFEQYLQQNTTHVVVVVDDLASTMAAAIVAKKQGIALAHIAAGTRSFDINMPKEINRLVIDGLSDVLFTAGLSNNSIANKEGAELSRVYMVGNILIDNIRFNRERMGDLSLANIASVSDLHLKPKQYLMFTLNRKVLMNDKANLERMLKAMLEAAGNMPIVAPLRENAAQIVRSLDAAKHANLCFVQPLGYLEFSYLLSNAAGIITDSGNVAEEATFTNVPCATLNSYTEHIETVKQGTNVLVGEDAQKLHTAVSDMVGGKWKAATIPDRWDGRSAERIVQTLVDLVK; from the coding sequence ATGACAAGAACAGATAGCGAACTTAAAATCTGTATTTTCTGTGGCGCACGCCCTAATTTTATGAAGGTTGCGCCCATTATTAGAATTATCAAGAAGAGGCAAAACGAAGGCTGGGACGGCAGAAACATTGCTTACTCGTTGGTTTATGCGGGTAGCAAAGCCGACCCTACATTGGAGGATAGCTTGTTCGACGACCTTCAAATTCCACGCCCCGATGTATATCTCGGTGTGGAATGCGAGAACCTGAACGAACTCACGGGGCAGGTAATGTCGAAATTTGAACAGTATTTGCAGCAGAACACCACACACGTCGTTGTGGTTGTAGACGACCTTGCATCGACTATGGCTGCGGCTATAGTGGCAAAAAAACAGGGCATAGCCTTGGCGCACATTGCTGCAGGAACTCGGTCGTTCGATATAAATATGCCGAAAGAAATAAATCGTTTGGTTATCGACGGACTGTCGGACGTGCTTTTCACCGCAGGTCTGAGCAACAACAGCATTGCCAATAAAGAAGGCGCAGAGCTTTCCCGTGTGTATATGGTTGGCAATATTCTTATTGACAACATTCGCTTCAATCGTGAAAGAATGGGCGATTTGTCGTTGGCAAACATAGCTTCGGTGAGCGATTTGCACCTGAAACCAAAGCAGTATCTGATGTTTACGCTCAACCGTAAGGTGCTGATGAACGACAAAGCCAACTTGGAACGTATGCTGAAAGCTATGCTGGAAGCCGCAGGCAATATGCCTATTGTTGCTCCGTTGCGCGAGAATGCAGCGCAAATCGTACGTTCGCTCGATGCAGCAAAGCACGCAAATCTATGTTTCGTGCAGCCTTTGGGCTACTTGGAGTTTAGCTATTTGTTGTCGAATGCTGCAGGAATTATAACCGATTCGGGCAATGTTGCCGAAGAAGCCACCTTTACCAACGTTCCGTGTGCTACGCTGAACAGCTATACCGAGCACATTGAAACCGTGAAACAAGGCACAAATGTCCTTGTTGGCGAAGATGCGCAGAAACTTCATACTGCCGTTTCCGATATGGTTGGAGGCAAGTGGAAGGCTGCCACAATCCCTGATAGGTGGGACGGCCGTTCTGCCGAACGCATTGTTCAAACCCTTGTCGATTTAGTGAAATAA
- a CDS encoding MATE family efflux transporter, whose amino-acid sequence MHKGKNNYTFLTEEPIHKVVITMAVPTIISMLVTSLYNIADTYFVGQINTQATAAVGIVFSVMFFIQAFGFFFGHGSGNYISRELGAKRHHNAVRMASTGFYFSFLFGLCIMAAGLVFLKPLSVLLGSTPTILPYTEKYLGIVLLGAPFLTSSLTLNNQMRLQGNATYAMYGIVVGAAMNVALDPILIFGFDMGITGAAIATVAGQVVSFLILFYMVRQGENIGIYFRNFAPSWQALKEIFLGGSPSLSRQGLACLATMSLNIAAGYYGDETIAAMSIVTRISMLVLATVIGLGQGFQPLCGFCYGAKLYDRLQEAYKFTVKMGTAFLIVCTLIGWLFSGSIIGLFRNDAQVISIGVAALRWQLCTYPFNAFIVASNMLAQTCRKPWRANFLAAARQGLFFIPLIFILPKFFGLLGVEMCQAVSDTLSFLATIPIMVYTFREFNREQMEFNQHR is encoded by the coding sequence ATGCACAAAGGTAAAAACAATTATACATTCCTTACCGAGGAGCCTATTCATAAGGTTGTGATAACAATGGCTGTGCCCACCATTATTTCGATGTTGGTAACAAGCCTATACAATATTGCCGATACTTACTTCGTGGGACAAATAAACACGCAGGCTACGGCAGCTGTGGGCATTGTGTTCTCGGTAATGTTTTTCATTCAGGCATTTGGCTTCTTTTTCGGACACGGGTCGGGCAATTACATTTCAAGAGAGTTGGGTGCGAAACGCCACCATAATGCTGTTCGTATGGCATCGACGGGTTTTTACTTTTCGTTTCTGTTCGGTTTATGTATCATGGCAGCAGGCCTGGTTTTCCTTAAACCATTGTCGGTTTTGTTGGGAAGTACTCCTACCATTCTGCCTTATACCGAAAAGTACTTGGGTATCGTGCTTCTTGGTGCGCCTTTTCTTACTTCTTCGCTCACGCTGAACAACCAAATGCGCTTGCAGGGCAATGCCACGTATGCTATGTATGGCATTGTTGTGGGGGCTGCGATGAATGTCGCACTCGACCCAATACTGATTTTCGGCTTCGATATGGGAATAACAGGTGCTGCCATCGCTACTGTTGCAGGGCAGGTTGTGTCGTTCCTTATTCTTTTTTATATGGTTCGGCAGGGCGAGAATATCGGTATCTACTTCCGAAACTTTGCTCCTTCGTGGCAAGCACTCAAGGAAATATTCTTGGGAGGTAGCCCTTCGCTCTCTCGTCAGGGATTGGCGTGCTTGGCAACGATGTCGCTCAACATTGCAGCAGGCTATTATGGCGACGAAACAATTGCGGCAATGAGCATTGTTACACGTATTTCGATGCTCGTACTTGCCACTGTTATTGGCTTGGGACAAGGCTTTCAGCCGCTGTGTGGCTTCTGTTACGGGGCGAAACTTTACGATAGGCTGCAGGAAGCCTACAAGTTTACCGTGAAAATGGGTACCGCCTTCCTCATAGTCTGCACGCTCATAGGTTGGCTTTTCAGCGGTTCGATTATCGGATTGTTCCGCAACGACGCGCAAGTTATAAGCATTGGTGTCGCGGCACTGCGTTGGCAACTTTGCACCTACCCATTCAATGCGTTTATTGTAGCCAGCAATATGCTTGCACAAACGTGCAGGAAGCCTTGGCGGGCTAACTTCCTTGCCGCTGCCCGTCAAGGGTTGTTCTTTATTCCCTTAATCTTTATACTTCCGAAGTTCTTCGGTTTGTTGGGAGTAGAGATGTGTCAAGCGGTGAGCGATACGCTTTCGTTCCTCGCCACCATTCCCATAATGGTTTATACGTTTAGGGAATTTAACAGGGAACAAATGGAATTTAATCAACATAGATAA
- a CDS encoding heavy-metal-associated domain-containing protein: protein MENKVFTVNGMKCEHCKANVENAIKGVVGVEMAEVNLAEKTVEVAYDENLVKPELLKNAVEASGRFEMML, encoded by the coding sequence ATGGAAAATAAAGTATTTACCGTAAATGGTATGAAGTGTGAACATTGCAAGGCAAATGTAGAGAATGCCATAAAAGGTGTTGTGGGTGTTGAAATGGCTGAAGTAAACTTGGCGGAAAAGACGGTTGAGGTTGCTTACGATGAAAATTTGGTAAAGCCCGAGCTGCTGAAAAATGCGGTGGAAGCATCAGGTCGTTTTGAGATGATGCTATAA
- a CDS encoding heavy metal translocating P-type ATPase — MKKTIPVIGMACSACSANVERKLNSLNGVASASVSLPSRTALIDFNPDEISLADLKAAINAIGFDLVIEEGRSAVEIEKRAFTLLKRKTALSWLFAIGVMAVSMHWVDMGNASTTNQIALLIALANMVYCGRRFYVSAWKQLQNGLANMDTLVALSTLIAFLFSVFNTFWGETVWGSRGIAWHTYFDASVMIITFVLTGKLLEEKAKDGTASSIRQMMGMTPKTAHIVDGEKIEEVPISTIEVGDLLEVRTGEKVPVDGEVVWAESFMTANAAYIDESMITGEPNPAPKRKGDKVLAGTIPNQGKLRMRARQIGKDTVIAQIIRMVQEAQGSKAPVQRIVDKAALVFVPVVASIALCTFLVWWLIGGNAYLPQAILSAIAVLVIACPCAMGLATPTALMVGIGKAAEKQILIKDAAALENLRRIDALVTDKTGTLTIPNRSIDFTKSDDLALEERETLKPNAREAMETLQKSGVEVYMMSGDKEEAARYWAEKAGIKHYQSKVLPQDKEDMVRRLQAEGKRVAMVGDGINDTQALALADVSIAIGKGTDVAMDVAQITLMGDDLQTLPDALLLSHRTVRMVWQNLFWAFIYNIVCIPLAAGVLYLFGIDWQITPSWASALMAFSSVSVVLNSLRLRLMK; from the coding sequence GTGAAGAAAACTATTCCTGTAATTGGTATGGCGTGTTCGGCGTGTTCTGCCAATGTGGAAAGAAAGCTCAACAGCTTAAACGGCGTAGCTTCTGCTTCGGTTTCGTTGCCTTCACGCACGGCATTGATAGACTTTAATCCTGACGAAATATCGTTAGCAGACTTGAAAGCTGCCATTAATGCCATCGGATTTGACCTTGTAATAGAGGAAGGACGCTCGGCAGTTGAGATTGAAAAGCGTGCTTTTACGTTACTGAAGCGCAAAACTGCCTTGTCGTGGCTGTTTGCCATCGGTGTTATGGCTGTGTCGATGCATTGGGTAGATATGGGTAATGCAAGCACAACCAACCAAATAGCCTTGCTCATCGCACTTGCCAATATGGTGTATTGCGGTCGTAGGTTCTATGTTTCTGCATGGAAGCAACTGCAAAACGGCTTAGCCAATATGGATACGCTTGTGGCTTTGTCTACGTTGATAGCCTTTTTGTTCAGTGTTTTCAATACCTTTTGGGGCGAAACGGTATGGGGGAGTCGTGGCATAGCGTGGCATACCTATTTCGATGCTTCGGTTATGATAATCACCTTTGTGCTTACGGGTAAGCTCTTGGAAGAGAAAGCGAAGGACGGTACTGCTTCGTCTATCCGTCAAATGATGGGAATGACACCTAAAACAGCCCACATTGTAGATGGAGAAAAGATAGAGGAGGTGCCTATTTCAACCATAGAAGTGGGCGATTTGCTTGAAGTTCGTACTGGCGAAAAGGTGCCAGTAGACGGCGAAGTGGTTTGGGCAGAGAGCTTTATGACGGCTAATGCTGCCTACATAGACGAGAGTATGATAACGGGTGAGCCTAATCCTGCCCCAAAAAGGAAAGGCGATAAGGTACTCGCAGGCACTATTCCAAATCAGGGAAAGCTAAGAATGCGTGCCCGACAGATAGGCAAGGACACTGTGATAGCGCAGATTATCCGTATGGTACAAGAAGCACAAGGCTCTAAAGCACCCGTTCAGCGTATCGTAGACAAGGCTGCTTTGGTATTCGTTCCTGTTGTTGCATCGATAGCCCTCTGCACTTTCCTTGTGTGGTGGCTTATCGGTGGCAATGCTTATCTGCCACAAGCCATTCTGTCGGCTATTGCAGTGTTGGTCATTGCCTGTCCTTGTGCAATGGGGTTGGCTACACCGACAGCGTTGATGGTGGGCATAGGCAAGGCTGCAGAGAAGCAAATACTGATTAAAGATGCTGCTGCGTTGGAGAATTTGCGCAGAATAGACGCGCTTGTAACCGATAAGACGGGTACATTAACCATTCCAAATAGAAGCATTGACTTCACTAAATCCGACGATTTGGCTTTGGAAGAACGCGAAACGCTAAAGCCTAATGCAAGGGAAGCAATGGAAACGTTGCAGAAAAGTGGTGTGGAAGTTTATATGATGAGTGGCGATAAGGAGGAGGCTGCAAGGTATTGGGCTGAGAAAGCGGGCATAAAGCACTATCAAAGCAAAGTGTTGCCACAAGACAAAGAAGATATGGTGCGCCGTTTGCAAGCTGAAGGCAAGCGTGTGGCGATGGTTGGCGACGGCATAAACGACACGCAGGCATTGGCTTTGGCTGATGTCAGCATTGCCATTGGCAAGGGAACAGACGTAGCGATGGACGTTGCGCAAATCACACTTATGGGCGATGACCTCCAAACCTTGCCCGACGCCTTGTTGTTGAGCCACCGCACAGTACGTATGGTATGGCAAAACCTGTTTTGGGCATTCATATATAACATTGTCTGCATACCACTTGCAGCAGGAGTACTGTATTTGTTTGGCATCGATTGGCAGATAACACCTTCTTGGGCAAGTGCTCTGATGGCATTTTCGAGTGTCAGCGTAGTGCTAAACAGTCTGCGTTTGCGACTGATGAAATAA